A single genomic interval of Carettochelys insculpta isolate YL-2023 chromosome 16, ASM3395843v1, whole genome shotgun sequence harbors:
- the PDAP1 gene encoding 28 kDa heat- and acid-stable phosphoprotein — MPKGGRKGGHKGRARQYTSPEEIDAQLQAEKQKAREEEEQEGGEGAIGDPKKEKKSLDSEESDEDDDDYQQKRKGVEGLIDIENPNRVVQTAKKVTQLDLDGPKELSRREREEIEKQKAKERYMKMHLAGKTEQAKADLARLAIIRKQREEAARKKEEERKAKDEASVAGKRLQSLSLNK, encoded by the exons ATGCCTAAAGGAG GTAGAAAGGGAGGCCACAAAGGCCGAGCAAGACAATACACAAGCCCCGAAGAGATTGATGCACAGCTCCAAGCAGAAAAACAAAAGGCCAGG gaagaggaggagcaagaAGGGGGAGAAGGGGCAATAGGAGACCccaaaaaagagaagaaatctTTAGATTCAGAGGAGAGTGATGAAGATGACGATGACTATCAG CAAAAGCGCAAAGGTGTGGAAGGTTTGATAGACATAGAGAATCCCAATCGAGTTGTTCAGACAGCCAAAAAGGTAACTCAGCTGGATCTGGATGGACCCAAGGAGCTGTCACGGAGAGAGCG AGAAGAAATAGAGAAACAGAAAGCAAAAGAAAGGTACATGAAGATGCACCTAGCTGGTAAAACGGAACAGGCAAAGGCAGATCTCGCTCGACTAGCTATCATCCGGAAACAGAGGGAAGAAGCCGCCagaaagaaagaggaggagagaaAGG CAAAAGATGAAGCATCTGTGGCAGGCAAAAGACTGCAGTCGCTATCCCTTAACAAATAA
- the ARPC1B gene encoding actin-related protein 2/3 complex subunit 1B, giving the protein MAYHSFLLEPISCHAWNKDRTQLAICPNNHEVHIYSKAGAKWNKVHELKEHNGQVTGIDWAPESNRIVTCGTDRNAYVWTLKGNVWKPTLVILRINRAARCVKWSPKENKFAVGSGSRVISICYFEQENDWWVCKHIKKPIRSTVLSLDWHPNNVLLAAGACDFKCRIFSAYIKEVEERPSPTPWGSKMPFGELMFESSSSCGWVHSICFSESGNRVAWVGHDSTVCLSDANKKMAVAALSVETLPLLAVSFITENSLVAAGHDCYPMLFTYDESQGSLSFGGKLDVPKQSSQRGLTARERFQNLDKKASSETNNFTLETLHKNSIRQISVIAGGKAKCSQFCTTGMDGGMSIWDIKSLESALKDLKIK; this is encoded by the exons ATGGCCTACCACAGCTTCCTCCTGGAACCAATCAGCTGCCACGCCTGGAATAAGGACAGAACCC AGCTGGCCATCTGCCCCAACAACCACGAGGTGCACATCTACAGTAAAGCCGGGGCAAAGTGGAACAAGGTCCATGAGCTGAAGGAACACAACGGCCAGGTGACAG GCATCGACTGGGCCCCCGAGAGCAACCGCATTGTGACCTGTGGGACGGACCGGAACGCCTACGTGTGGACCCTGAAGGGCAACGTCTGGAAACCCACCTTGGTGATCCTGAGGATCAACCGAGCTGCCCGGTGTGTGAAGTGGTCCCCCAAGGAGAACAAGTTCGCCGTCGGCAGCGGCTCCAGGGTCATCtccatctgctattttgagcaGGAGAACGACTG GTGGGTTTGCAAGCACATCAAGAAGCCGATTCGCTCGACGGTCCTCAGCCTGGACTGGCACCCCAACAACGTGCTGCTGGCCGCCGGCGCCTGCGACTTCAAATGCAG gaTTTTCTCAGCCTACATTAAGGAAGTGGAGGAGAGGCCATCCCCCACGCCCTGGGGCTCTAAGATGCCCTTTGGAGAGCTGATGTTTGAGTCAAGCAGCAGCTGCGGCTGGGTCCACAGCATCTGCTTCTCGGAGAGCGGCAACCGGGTGGCATGGGTTGGCCACGACAGCACCGTCTGCCTCTCGGATGCCAACAAGAAAATGGC GGTGGCCGCACTGTCCGTGGAAACTCTGCCCCTCCTCGCGGTCAGCTTCATTACAGAGAACAGCCTGGTGGCAGCG GGCCACGACTGCTACCCAATGCTCTTCACCTACGATGAGAGCCAGGGCTCGCTGAGCTTTGGCGGGAAGCTTGATGTCCCCAAGCAGAGCTCCCAGCGGGGCCTGACTGCTCGCGAGCGCTTCCAGAACCTGGATAAGAAGGCCTCCTCCGAGACCAACAATTTCACCCTGGAAACGCTGCACAAGAACAGCATCAGGCAA atctCGGTGATTGCCGGTGGCAAAGCCAAGTGCTCCCAGTTCTGCACTACGGGAATGGACGGGGGCATGAGCATCTGGGATATCAAG AGCCTGGAGTCCGCACTGAAGGATCTCAAGATCAAGTGA